From the genome of Pungitius pungitius chromosome 20, fPunPun2.1, whole genome shotgun sequence:
acacacacacagatttttcatttttagaaaacctttattttacataaaacaatataaaacgaGCAACAAACATGCAATCAGACCAcaacaaaatgcaatgcaacCCTGTGGCTCCTCACATTGTATTGACGTGAGGTTTAAAAACTAGTTCTTTTCCAGGCACACAACACACTATTTCCCCGTAACACCATCTTTCATTAAAATCTCTCATGTTATCCATGCTAGTAAAAAACCTAAAATCAATCCAGATTCTGGCTCTGACCCTTACAATGAAGATATTCAGGGCTTCCTGCACTACTCTGTCTTCTACTCTGTTTTTCCTGCTGGTATAGATTGCCAGTTTTGCCTCTCCAACCAAATGGTTGGGCAGTTTCCCTTTAGCGGCGTTCGTTTTTGTGTAGCTAGCtcctaaaataaatgtgaccCTGGACCAGGTCTCACCCTTTAACCCTTTAAAAACATTCTGCAGTGTGTTAAACAGGTCACAGAGCCtcacacaataataaaaacagtggaACACAGGAACACAAAAAAGGGCAACTTTTGGAAACTGTGGGATTAATAACCGAAATAAAAGCATTAACCGCAATGGCACCGTGTAGTATCCTCCACTGAAGATCCCCCTTCTCTTTTTTATGGGAGGTTTGTACAAAACCCTCCACACGGGTCTCACGCCAATGTCCAAGTTCTGCCTCCACACTGTGTCCGCTCTCTGGTCCAATTTTTTCTTATTGAGCGCTTTCACACACTTTTTATATATTGCCTTCCCCTTCACCATGTGGAAATCCAAGGGTTTTCCAACGGATTCCTGGAATAGTGATCCTAGGGCCCCATCCAGGTGCGGCATTAATCCTAAATCCGGAAAGGGATCTGTAGCATGTGgcgtttcctctccttctctgtacTGCTGAAGCATCCATCTCGTCCTCGGTCAGCCTCCCTGCCCACCTGCTCAGGATCCTTCTGCTTTGCCGGATGGATTTCAGAGTCGAGATGCTACTGCCGATGCGTCTGCCAGTTCAGGACCAGCTACATCCACCAGTCTCCTCAGGGTGGTGGTTCCAGAGGAGCACAGCATGGTGGTCAGCCCTGGTGTTGTGTCATCTTGGAAGTCCAACCTGGCTCCAAACACAAGCGGTTCCTGAAGCAGCCAGTGTATGGAGCACGGAGGAGTCAAACTTTCGCACGCGCTGACGCATTCGGCCTCTGTCCATGGCCGGAACACATACAAGGGAACGTCTTCGTGGTGTGGGTTGGGGACTTGTATCATCGGATATGTTTgcacttcttttatttctttgttactTCTACGGCGATTCTCTATTGGCGAGAAATTCGAGTTTTCGGGATCAGGTTTGGGGTCGCCGACATCTCGCAAGTTGGGATAAATGAGCGCTGATGGGGCTGATATGGGGGCCTGGGGACCGTAGGCCGGAGGAGGGTCCTGTCGTTGGTTCACCCCAGGCCCTCCGGCTTCTTCCCCAACAGCCACGTCGGCAGCGACTGGTGCGGGACGAGCCGCGCGGACTATGGACAGATCATCTAGATCGGTATTTGAATACAGAGTGTCCTCGGCCGcggcttttcctttttgttttttcacttctGCTTTACTTTTCTTTGCTTCCACCCATGCTTGCTTTCGGACTTTTGCTGCTTTTAACCCTCACGTTGTCCTCGGGTCTCTCTGACCCtcggcaacattcacacaagagaggcctgcgctgttcgggtcaaaacgacccgacaaggtctcgcgagatgacggctagcTACGCGTCACCATCAGAAGGGCCGGGACCGTCGTCTCGTctccgtcattcgggtcagaacgacccggcgagatgtcgcgagatgacggctcgctacgagtcggcatcgctcgggtctaatcggctcgctccggcgagcgcctcagcccagacgacggcgtcgggtcacactgaccctcgcctcggcaacgtcattcgggtcagaacgacccggctcgtagcgagccgtcatcttgcgagaactcgcgagaactcatcgctcgggtctaatcggctcgctccggcgagcgcctcagcccagacgacggcgtcgggtcacactgaccctcgcctcggcaacgtcattcgggtcagaacgacccggctcgtagcgagccgtcatatcgcgagaactcgcgagaactcatcgctcgggtctaatcggctcgctccggcgagcgcctcagcccagacgacggcgtcgggtcacactgaccctcgcctcggcaacgtcattcgggccagaacgacccggctcgtagcgagccgtcatctcgcgagaactcgcgagaactcatcgctcgggtctaatcggctcgcttcgccaccggggggggggggggggggggggggtgggggcttcggCGAGAGATGACGTTTTCCTACATGTCACGATTGCAATGGGTGAATGTGTTCCgaacctcacacgcacacacacagagagagagagagagagagagagagagagagagagacgataacatgcatcgccgccgagtgcgagagaggcttcaggtacgcgatcaacgtccgcaaaagatccacacaaagtataatatccaaccgcggcaaggcctctcgagttgacctttcgctgtatgtcgcaatcaaaagggccgaaggggtgccgaaccacacacacacacacacacacacacacacacacagacagagcgagagagagggattcttttggtttttcaaaaacactttatttttcaacatcccaagaaaacaattcacaacatcaaatcagctcaacacaaagcacataataaacacaaccccaaataaacaaaagtactagtagagagagagagagagagagagagacctctgcgctcctttggctcctttagtgatgcggtgcagaaatccctctacgtagtccacggcgtgaaggcctccgggagccgcagctgcagtcggaggactcagcggaggcctcctcctcctcctccgtgcgtgcatgcgtgcctgcctgcctgcctgcctgcctgccggaatcgcgatccgccgctccacttgtcactttttatttttgtgagagccatttatttagcctgtgagctttctcctctcccttctcttcgttcgcgaggaggggcctcgaggagctgtttttcttccgccCCGATCCTCCcctttctacattacattacatgtcatttagctgaggcttttgtccaaagcgccgACGTACGAAGtaagtgcattttcacatagagtgagcgtacatttttcatcaaataagcagtttgaaaacacgttacagaaaagtgccattacgagtccaattcaagtgctaccatttgtcagtgctacggtccgctagtgttttagtcgaggtctGAAAAGGTGCGTCTCGACTTTTCCCGCGGAAGACGTAGAGGCCCTCCGCAGTCCCGACGCCTCATGTCGCAGAGCTCGTTccgccatctgggagccaggacgacTGCAAAGAGttgcgatctcgccgagtgcttttctctcagagcgagggaggaacaagcggcttggcagatgcagatcggagtgtcgaACCCCGCCGCCGCCTACCTGTCCACCGAGGTCCCTCGCCTCCtgtacagcaccccccccccccccacacacacacacacacacacacacacacaccctctgcagaggtcggttggaggaaaaggaagaagggggggggggggggaaaggccgcCGCGGGAATATAAGTAGCGGCTCCGACCCACAGACGCCAGCCGGTGACGATGGCTTTCTATCTGAAGCTAGCGACCGCCTTGTGTCTCGCCGTCGCAGTCCCGCAGAGTGACCCGCGCGTGCCCTTTTCGGCGGTTTCCTACGCGGGGCGCGGCAGAGCGGTGCGCAGAGACCTCGGAGGAACTGTGTCCATCCGGTGCCGAGCTGTCGGAGCGAGCCCGAGGTCCCTGAGGCTGGTCAAGAGCGTCGGCGACGAGACCTTCACGCTCGCGGCCCGGGGCGCCTCGCCGAGAAAGGTCATGGTCGACGCCGTCGTCGGCGGAAGACTTCGGTTCAGCGGGACGTTCCCGGACTCGGAGGCCGTCATCGAGAACCTGATCGCCGAAGACACGGGCCAGTACTGGTGCTTTTACTCGGGGCGCGAGCCTGGGTTCGACCTGTCCTTGGACCAGCGGGGAACCGGGTCGGTGCTCCTGGTGGTGGCGGCtggccctcctccttctcaacatTCACGCAAGTTTCCCAAAAGGGCTGCGGGGGGTGTAACGCAGGCTAGCTAAACGCGCCGCGGGCTAAacgcattttatttgtatttcatttgctgttcccgacgacgacgacgatgacgacgacaGGTACGGCGAGCTGGGGCGACGGCTTGGCGGCCCTGGTGGCGAACGTGACCTGCGTCGGCGCGCTGCTTCTGGGAACCGCCGTCGTCATAGGGCTCCTCGCGTGGATCATCCACGAGGTAGCCGCGTAGtccgagtggtgtgtgtgtgtgtgtgtgtgtgtgcgcgcgtgcaagcttttctcaatccctcacaacaacaaccgttcctgtgtgtgtgtgtgtgtgtgtgtgtgtgtgcgcgtgcgtgcgtccgCAGACCCGGATGTGCCGAACGGCCGAGCGCGCCCGGCGGCCCGACGACGCCGTTTACGAGGACATGCGGCCGACCGTCGTGCCCTGAAGACGAAGCGAGGGAGCGAGCGGGCGGCCACTTCTCACCGTCGCTTTCGCGTGACGCGAAGGAGCACCCGGACCCTCGTGCGACACGTGTTTTCCACGTAAACGAGCACCCGTCCCCGTCGCTGCGACTTTGGagtccgtgtgcgtgcgtgcgtgcgtgcgtgcgtatgtgtgtgaaataaaataaaaggttaaaaccAATCTCCACGTGTCGTTGCCTTGTCGTGTAGCGTATGGCACAAGATTTGAGGGGCCGCTTGTGACAATTTAATTCGCGGTGGCCACCTCGGTTCGCGTACCCTCGGTCGGGGTTCGTGTGGCCGATGACATCGATGTCGGTGACATACTAACGAATGCGCACGCGGAAACGGTCGCGTGCTACTCACGGATCGCCTCGACGCCGGGAAGCGCTCTGCCGACATGTCGACTTTCTACCTGAGCCTCGCGGCGGCGACCCTGTGCCTCTCCTGCGCGGCGGCCCCGCGCGGTCCCGGTGAGCGTCGCgtgcttgtttctgtgtgtgtgtgtgtgtgtgtgcgggcgagGCGAGGCGAAATGATTTGgggcgtggttttttttttaaatcgtcgCAGGGCCCGACGAAGCGGTGTGGAGGGAGCCCGGAGAAGCCGTGACCGTCCGGTGCCGATCTTCCCATCCGAAGCCCGAGTACCTGAGTCTGATGACGGGTCGCGGCGCCGGCGGCCGCGGCGACGTAAGGGTCCTGTTCAAAGACGACCAGCCGGGCGGCGGCACCGTCGCCCCCGAATACCGAGGCAGACTTCGGTGCAGCGAAACGTTTCCGGACGTGGACGTCGTCATCGACCCCGTGACTCCCGCCGACGCGGGGCGgtacgagtgtgtgtatttgaaatacGATCGCCAACGGCGACCCGTGGAGTTGCCGGGCACGGGGTCGGTGTTCCTGGTCCTGCCGCAGCCGTCGTCGCCGGGTGAGCAAAAATATTGCACGCGCGCGAAACAGGACATCGCGTCGAGGCCGAGCGAATGacccgctctcgctctctctctctctctctctctctctctctctctctctctctcgtgtccgCGACAGGCGAGAGGTGTCGAGACGAGCGATGGGATGACACCCCCCCTACGACACTGGCGACCTGCGCCTTTGTTGTCctggtcgtcgtcgtcatcgcgTGGTGCTTCGCGTGGACGCTCCTGAAGGTAGGCGcccgaccaaaaaaaaaaaagcctcgcgACGCTGCAATGACTAACGCGTTCGTTTCCGACACAGGCGTGCAGGATGTCGAAGGAAGCGCTGCGGCggtggcggcagcggcaggagaggaagaagctgcagcgGTTCCCCCTCGACGACGTGTACGAGGACATGAACGCGACGGTGGCGCGCTAGAGACATCGGCCGaccggggcagagagagagagagagagagagagagcgagagagagagcgagagagaaattccagcacctcggacagacgcCTCCCCCTGACTCTCTGTCCGCGCGTTTGCCTGCGCTGGCTGCGCTGGCGGGTGACCAAGGAGGAGTTTGTGCAAAGTTCTTGGTAAGAATCATGAAAGTATAcatgtctctctatctctctctctcctcgcgcgctcgcagatagagcttcagggggtgtgggacgcgggggcctctgtccgaggtgctggaatttctctctctctctcctcgcgcgctcgcagatagagcttcagggggtgggggactcgggggcctctgtccgaggtgctggaatttctctctctctctcctcgcgcgctcgcagatagagcttcagggggtgggggactcgggggcctctgtccgaggtgctggaatttctctctctctctcctcgcgc
Proteins encoded in this window:
- the LOC134107819 gene encoding uncharacterized protein LOC134107819, which codes for MSTFYLSLAAATLCLSCAAAPRGPGPDEAVWREPGEAVTVRCRSSHPKPEYLSLMTGRGAGGRGDVRVLFKDDQPGGGTVAPEYRGRLRCSETFPDVDVVIDPVTPADAGRYECVYLKYDRQRRPVELPGTGSVFLVLPQPSSPGERCRDERWDDTPPTTLATCAFVVLVVVVIAWCFAWTLLKACRMSKEALRRWRQRQERKKLQRFPLDDVYEDMNATVAR